From a region of the Flavobacterium sediminilitoris genome:
- a CDS encoding nucleoside-diphosphate kinase, translated as MATNRTFTMIKPDAVENGHIGGILNMITEGGFKIVSLKLTQLTVADAQKFYAVHSERPFYGELVEFMSRGPIVAAILEKDNAVEDFRTLIGATNPADAAEGTIRKKYAKSIGENAVHGSDSDENAAIEGAFHFAGREQF; from the coding sequence ATGGCAACGAATAGAACTTTTACAATGATTAAACCAGATGCTGTTGAGAACGGACACATTGGTGGAATTTTAAACATGATTACTGAAGGTGGTTTTAAAATTGTTTCTTTAAAATTAACTCAATTAACTGTTGCAGATGCTCAAAAATTTTATGCTGTTCACAGTGAAAGACCTTTCTATGGTGAATTAGTAGAGTTTATGTCAAGAGGTCCTATTGTTGCTGCTATTTTAGAAAAAGACAATGCGGTTGAAGATTTCAGAACATTAATTGGTGCAACAAATCCTGCTGATGCTGCTGAAGGAACTATTCGTAAAAAATATGCTAAATCAATTGGTGAAAATGCTGTTCATGGTTCAGACTCTGATGAGAATGCTGCTATTGAAGGTGCTTTTCATTTTGCTGGAAGAGAGCAATTCTAA